A stretch of DNA from Rattus rattus isolate New Zealand chromosome 1, Rrattus_CSIRO_v1, whole genome shotgun sequence:
atctgtaatgggatctggtgccctcttctggtgtgtctgaagacagccacagtgtacttgtgttaataaaataacaaatcttgaaggaaggaaggaaggaaggaaggaaggaaggaaggaaggaaggaaggaaagaaggaaggaaggaaggaaacacttATAAAGGTGGTGGTAATGTTGAAATCTAAATCAACATAATGTCTGAGGAAAGAGAATTCTAGCAGAAAACAGTATGAAGACTGGGTGTGAGTGAATGTGTTCTACTCAGGGGCCAGTCTGCCAGAACAGTCAGAAGCCAGGAAATGGTGTCTTGCAGGCTGTTGTGAGGGTCTGAATGGATCACCAAGTGTGTCCCTTATGAGCACACACAACAAGGTTGtagcatttatttatctgtttttacgatttttattttgtgtatacacCGCATGTACGTATGTGCACCATGTCTGTACCTGCTGTCCTCACATACCAAACCCCGTTGAACTGGAGCTATGTACAGTTGAACGcctcatgtgtgcctggtgcctgaggacaCCAGAGAGGATGCTGCGCCCCCCGGAACTGGCGTTACATAGCCCCGTGAGCcgccatatggatgctgggaatggaacctgagtCCTTTGTTAGAGTGGCcggtgctctgaactgctgagccacctggaGAGACTCCATCCCTGAGGTGAACCCATGGCTCGTCTACCTACAGCATGCACCTAGGCTGAGTGCTAGCAGAACATCGGCAGTCCCCATGGCGAGGTCAGGACGGTCTCCTGGGAAGCCAGGTGTTAGGGTGGAGCAGGTTCCCCAGGACTGGCCGCCCCAAGAATCGGGACAGGAGGTGCTGTAGCattcttggggagagggcggAGGAGGCTCATGGGAGACTGCTCCAGACTTCTCCAGACTCCTTGGTGTGGTTAGGGTGGAGGGGCTATCTGGAGATATCTCACCCAGTGAGAGAAAATGCTGTCCCTGGAAAGTGGAGTATGAGTGCCCCTGTAGAACCCAGAGATCCCGGTCATTACGTTTGTGTCTGCAGGTGTTGGTTGCCCCAGACAGAAGAGGCATGAAGGGACCAGAGAAGGAGGGTGGGCAGGaataaacagctttttttttttttttttttttttttttttttttttttttttttttccagagctggggaccgaacccagggccttgcgcttcctaggcaagcgctctaccactgagctaaatccccaaccccaataaacaGCTTCTTAAACAGCCCAGCTGGTGAGTAAGGCGGATAAGGAGAGAGGTTCCTGACGGACCGAGTCCCTTCTCACCCCCTCCACCTCTGAGCAGGACACTCATCTCTATCATAAAAATGGcctctgtggggttggggatttagctcagtggtagagcgcttgcctaggaaaccgtcctgggttggtccccagctcgaaaaaaaaaaaaaaaaaaagaaccaaaaaaaaaaaaaaaaaaatggcctctgCACTGGTGGAACAGTGCCGTGAGAGCTCTGGAGTAACCAGGTAACTggtcactttctgattggatctgaGGTCTGTCTGccctggaggaggaggggttcGAGCCTGGTACTGTAAGCCTGGTCAAAGGCTCTGGAGGTCACAGGCTTGGTGGGAGCCTTGGACTGTTGCTTTGTTAAGTGGATGCTGTCAAATGGCcttctaagggctggagagatgactgcgcctccagaggtcctgagttcagttcccagcaaccacatggtggctcacaaccatctataatgggatctgatgccctcttctggtgtgtctgaagacagcaacagtgtactcatatacattaaataaataagtctttttaaaaactggccTATTTGTTTTATACCCAGAGATCAGTGCTGCCCACGACCTCGCCCAGAGAAGCCCCCTTCTGCAGTGGGTAGCAGTTGATGCTGAGATTTGTAACTAGTCAGACTGCTGAGGGCTTAGGCATTAACTGGACACATCCACCAACCCCAGCTCGGCCCCAGGGTCAGGGAATGAGGCAGAAGAGCAGGCAGGAAGAATGTAAGAACCAaaggaggggggctggagagatggctcagcgttaagagcacccgactgctcttccagaggtcatgagttcaattcccagcaaccacatggtggctcacaaccatctgtaaagagatccgatgccctcttctggtatgtctgaagacagctacagtgtacttatatataataaataaataaatcttaaaaaaaaaaaaaaagaaaaagaaccaaggagggggaggagcgctgtgaaaagctgtcctctgggCATGGAATGGCTGTTGCACTCAGGAGCCCACCGTAACTATGGTTCCCTGCGCTTGGCCAAGTCAGGAAGATCagtggactcagtgggttacaaAGAAGGGCATGAAGCTAGGAGAGGGATGTGCTGGGAGGCAGTTAGGGCGAGTTAGGGGCAGGCAAGCTCAAGATACACTGTATGAAATGGTCAAATGAACAGAagctattctaaaacaaaacaagacctcAGCGACGGTCAACGTCATTGCACCTAATCTTGACGCTGCACAAGGCTGAACCTTTACCTGGGTAGAATGTGGGCTGCTTTTACCCAGCCCCCCGACAGTGTGTCAGCTGAGCACGTGTGGACCACTGTAACAGTTCAAGGTCACTCAGTTCTCCTTCATCTTCCTGATGGACCATCCCTtaagcatccctcagtccctctcCTGTACTTTTTTCATAGAAGAGTTGAGCGCTCCCCCATACTGTTCTAGTCCCCATCCTtaacccaccccacctcccacctcccacccagtTTATCCCTCTGTTGATTTGCCCTGACTCTTAGCCCTGCCCCCAACTCCGAACACTCCTCCCTCTCCTAGTCTGGCTCCTAGAGTTCCACTCCGATGTTGGGCAGGGTCCCTAGAGAGGCAAAACTTGGAGCTTTACTGAGCTTACCCTGATGCCACTGCTGGGCAGGTGCTAGGCTTCAGGGCAGCGCCAAGACACCactctgggggctggggaaaCACCGTCTGAGTTATGGGAAAGGTGAAGCTGGTATTCCCTGACTCCCGGGGAATCTATTTGCTGCTAGAAAACCGCACAGAGATGTTGGGAACTAAGTGTCAGGGGCCCATGGGCCAGCAATGGGGCCAGGACCATTGAGGGGCCCTCCGGCTGAGGACAGTGTCTAGCCTGGGCCAAGAGCTCTGGCTTAGCTTACTGACGAGGGTAGAAGTAGTTGTCTGGGGGTGCAGATgggccttctgtgggagacttaGGAAGAgactctgtaggcaaaggccttcttcaTGCTCCCCATAGTGGTGACAGATCAAAGAGACAatccttggttccaaactgtttattggttgctcattgtggaaaatggatgcggtacccacttctcagggtacctgagattaaataccttttccagggaggaatgtctgggaagggaagcttattagCTAAACTctcagggcctctaggtaccttaTTAGCATGGAGAGCTCTGTTCTgggcctatgtgaccacaggtcatggtTCCTTATGTGAGAACTGTGGCCCGTGtcccaggccaggaatctggcagggagcagggaactgACTTCTGTCTCAGTAGTACCCCAAGTGTCCGGGGACTCAGACCCACTCTAACTCTACCTTACtgagtttcctggcatggtccaccATGCCACACTAGTCTAGACCTGGCGTGCTAACGTTTGGACTGGCCCAGGTTGGCCAGGAAGTAAGATCTACTCAGGCCCCACCCAGGACTCAGCCATGGCCTCCCTTTGGCCCACCCAGCAGCTTTGGCCCACCCAGCAGCTTCTGCACATTCTGGTCCTGTATCCCAGAAGAAGAGAGGTGGTCCCCAGCACAGTGTCTCCTCTCTTGCAGGGTAGAAGCAAGATAGGCAGGGGAAGCCAGTGAGAGGCCTGATCCACTGGCATAAgggttgttttctctttctttctttctttctttctttctttctttctttctctctttctttctttcagatttatttataagtgcacaccagaagagggcatcagatcccattactgatggttttgagccaccatattgttgctgggacttgaactcaggacctctggaagagcagtcagtgctcttaaccgctgagccatctctccagccccaagggttGTTTTCACCTCTGAAACCTTGGATGCCtgttgaagtggaaatttaagggCTCATAGGAAAGTCAGTCGTGTTGGACGGTGTTTGGGTAAGTCAAACACAAGAAGGAACGtctcgctgaagcagacacaggagagaggatgctctgctCAAGCACgcgaaaggacatgtgatgaaggattctttgctaatgacacccATGTATTGGTACGCCTTACATGCACAGTTGAGCTGTAGTtgtcgggactccatagagagaaatgcaccaaaaccCTTCTGGCGATGTGCTGTGGTTTCTTACAGCTTCCTTGGACTCCGGCTGACTGGATGCATgcgctgaggcaagacccatgtgaggcaaggcacgtggaggacacgtgatgtttggagggtataaataggacttcacagagtgacagggacagagcttggcttgctggtacggctagctgtgcaatgcttgtgggccTCAAGTCTTCGCTGACCTCTGATTTCCTGAGAGGCACCGTTGAGAACGTCTCCCGGTGTCTGTCTGGGTCCGTCCTGCTCACTTGGGCCgaggctgaagcctggctgtctcaGCTAGGCAGTGCCACTGCTGCTCATTCCTGTTTGCTAACCCGACTCTACTGAGCAGGACTGCTGGTgcatccatgaagtgtttgcgagtggatcgagctgctgctgctgacctgtggacTGAACtgttgatttccagacaacacagatgggagttacTCCAAAggttttctaaacaggtccacttcccctaaactctttcttttccactacttctgctgtgtgtgggggttacaagggaggttaaagcattgaagaaccatcattaaaaacaggatttgaaaaaaaattaaagttacaacaGGGCCCATCTGAGAACCCACCCCCATCACCATTTTGTGGGTGCTGCATCAGAGTGAAGGGCAGGGGGGGTGCCTTTTAACTCTGGAGCCTCGTGCCCCATCTCATCACCACGTGAGGGCCCTTCCCAGCTGGTCCTCAGGGTAGAAGTGGGGATCACTAGTACCAGTCTCTACTCAGGATGCTGTCACCATTCATCCAGGAGCATtctctggggagctggggagcaggCCGGCTGCCACCTGGTCCTGGTGCCACAACTGTTCTGCAAGGCCATTGAGCACATGGGCTGTGTCAGCCAGCCCAGCCCGCCCATCCAGGGTTCGTCCATCTGCCAGCCGCCGCCCTGGCACACTCTTCACCCGAAACAAGGGCAGTTCCCAGGCCTGCCGGAAGGCTGTGAGGTCCCGCTCCGGCACATCCGTATGCATGTACTGGTCAAACCTATGGGAGGGTTAAGGTGCCAAGCCAAAAGGCTCTGCTCACCACCCCATCAGACCCAGCCTCTTAAGAGACCATACCCAGGGGCTTAGGGGTAGATTCTAGACACCCTTGAATGGAAACCCACAGGTCAGGCCTCACAGGGGGACAGGTACTTTACCAGGAGAGCATCCTAGGGGCCACTCAAAGGATACTTGGAACCAATAACTATCTTGACAACCCCGGGAGCTTCACCGGCTACACGGCTCAACTGTCCGGGAAGGTCTTCGAAGGAGGCACGGtcagtgaaagaaaagaggaagaggaaggcatcCGCTTTCTCTTTACAAGCCTAGGGACAGAGAGGCTGATGGAACACTGCCACGTGGCCACATAATCACACAGGACAAACAGCACACTGCTACATGGCCACCTAATCACACAGGACCAGAACCCTCTGACTAGCTTCAGGGCCCCAAGAAGAATCAGTAGCAACCCCAGACTTTCTCCAGACTGGGACACTGAGGCCCAGAGCAGAGAGTGGCTGGGATGTAATACCCGGTGCCAGTCGGAGCCCTGCAGCCTAGCCCCGTTCTCAGGTAACTGACGTTCCAGTCAGGATCCTGTAGAGGATGGGTCTCCAACGACGACCTCCACCCAGAGCCCAATGAGGCCCACCCGCCCAGCTCACCGGCAGTATGTGATCAAACTTCTTGAGGGCGGACTCCCCACAGTCCCAGAATTCAAAACGGAACATGACAACACGGCCGCTGGCCTTCAGCTTGGCTGGCCAAAACACCACAGTGGTCTGAATACCTGTGGAGAATTGGGGTCCACCATTCAGAAGCGGGATGGGGGgggtgggactgggaaggggtAAGAAGAAAAGATACAGCTCCACCTTGTGGGCCACCACGCTGACGTGAAAGGCAAGGACCCTGACCTGGGAGAATCCTCAGACTCTGGGAAATAAAGTCTCCCTCTGCAGTCCTTGGCAGACCAGGAAGAGTTGGCCCCCGCCAGGAGAAAATAGTCTTGATGCTTGTATAGGGAGATATCAAAGGTCCTGGGACATATGATGGATCAGAAACATAACTGTGGCACGGGCAGGTCTTGAACCTTTAAACCAACTAGACCTGAAGCATGTGGTCACCACTGTCTCCAGTACCAATCCAAACCACATGACTTCCCAAGGAGGAATGGCGTGATTATATACCAACCCCCGCTAATGTCGTCGGGGCTAGGTTCTTGTCCCCATCCCGTGGAAGGCCGCCAAGGGCAGGCTGAGGGTTAAACCCACTCACCAGTGGTCTCATGGTGTACTACAGGCACTTCTAGTCCTGCCAGCTTCGCTACCAGTGCTGTCTTGCCCACGCCACTCTTCCCGGACACAAAGATCTTGTAGCTGGCAGTATCAATGACCACGGAAGGGGGCAGCACCGGGCGTTCCAGCAACCCTGTGGCAAGGAGGGAAGCCAGTTAGGAAGTCCCTTCTGCACTTGCTCAGACCCTGGGAGGGACACCCTATCTTAAAAGCTAACTAGACAGCATGGTTCTCAGCATTCAGCTCTGCCCCCAGGGATCCATAGAGATGTTCTAGGATCTCACAGTTGATTTGCTTCTCATTGTCAACTGCTCTGGAGACTTGCTGGTGGCTCGGATAACACAGCTAAAACTCTGggtgttggggctggagggatggctcagcggttaagagcactgactgctcttccagaggtcctgagttcaattcccagcaaccacacggtggctcacaaccatctgtaatgggatccgatgccctcttctggcctgcaggtgtacatacagatagagcactcatacatactataaataaatcttagaaagaaacaaaacagcgGGTGCTTTGCTGGCATGCCTGTCTGTATatcacgtgtgtgcctggtgcctgcacgCCAGAAGAATGTGCTGGATTTCCTAGgaccggagttacagacagttgtaagctaccatgtacATGCTGGGAACTCCAGCcccttgtgcttttttttttttttaattcagagttggggaccgaacccagggccttctgcttgctaggcaagcactctaccactgagccaaatccccaaccccccccccttttttttcttgagtGAGTTATTACAAATCGTCGTTACTGCCATCATTAGCCCAAAACTTCACATGTGAGGGTTCCTCTATTaagcatttattatgtataatatgttgtggggtgtgtgtgtgtgtgtctgcatgtcacATTACACATGTGAAGTTGTGAGACTTGTTTTCTCCTTCCGCCTTATCATGGCTTCTGGGGACCCCGGGCTGCCCACCTTATGCAGCACTTCATGGCTAAGCCACCTcaatgacccccccccccaagcacaaagctctttgttttaaagatttgtttgtttattttatacacggtcgctgtcttcagatgcaccagaagagggcatcggatcccactacagatggttgcgagccgccatgtgggtgctgggatttgaactcaggacctctggaagagcagccagtgctcttaaccactgagccatctctccagcccctgttgctgttgattttgtttaaagatttctggggttgggatttagctcagtggtaggcgcttgcctagcaagcgcaaggccctgggttcggtccccagctctgaaaaaaaaaaaaagaaaaaaaaaaaaaagatttctgcaCGTATTTTCATGAGTGCCTGCCCTGGTGAATGCATACCACACTCACGCCGGGTGTCTGCAGAGGCCGGACAGAGGGGTTGAATCCCTGTGTTTGGAGAGATAGgcagttgtgatctgccatgtggatgctgggaattcaacCCAGGCCCTCCGGAAAGGCagtacccttaactgctgagctatccctccagctcttccagtccCCCTGCCCCCCtttaagtttgatttttaaatacttttaaaaatttttagacagggcttctctgtgcagccttagctgtcctggagctcactctgcagAGCAGGCTGACCCCGA
This window harbors:
- the Cplane2 gene encoding ciliogenesis and planar polarity effector 2 isoform X1 — its product is MARLPLHGSVIVPDWHETVEGKEYLACILRKNRRREFGLLERPVLPPSVVIDTASYKIFVSGKSGVGKTALVAKLAGLEVPVVHHETTGPLISPYTSIKTIFSWRGPTLPGLPRTAEGDFISQSLRILPGIQTTVVFWPAKLKASGRVVMFRFEFWDCGESALKKFDHILPACKEKADAFLFLFSFTDRASFEDLPGQLSRVAGEAPGVVKIVIGSKFDQYMHTDVPERDLTAFRQAWELPLFRVKSVPGRRLADGRTLDGRAGLADTAHVLNGLAEQLWHQDQVAAGLLPSSPENAPG
- the Cplane2 gene encoding ciliogenesis and planar polarity effector 2 isoform X2 — encoded protein: MARLPLHGSVIVPDWHETVEGKEYLACILRKNRRREFGLLERPVLPPSVVIDTASYKIFVSGKSGVGKTALVAKLAGLEVPVVHHETTGIQTTVVFWPAKLKASGRVVMFRFEFWDCGESALKKFDHILPACKEKADAFLFLFSFTDRASFEDLPGQLSRVAGEAPGVVKIVIGSKFDQYMHTDVPERDLTAFRQAWELPLFRVKSVPGRRLADGRTLDGRAGLADTAHVLNGLAEQLWHQDQVAAGLLPSSPENAPG